The Mercurialis annua linkage group LG2, ddMerAnnu1.2, whole genome shotgun sequence genome contains a region encoding:
- the LOC126670317 gene encoding chitin-inducible gibberellin-responsive protein 1-like, with amino-acid sequence MESQPIFGYGSVTGAGLSHSSPSIPNRLFGSLKFSIGNSPSSPLSNQFDCDILTALSDSQEQYSSTENLSGASPSCNSLNSYFNRPSPSFLQDVNSNQNIQHALLQLETDLMGPDDDVDISTPDTTMGESSRQTPGERSRAWSQERQGSRAVQSQPSYVSRPRQSGDDAYGEKHQKESEEANLLLNIPPGNLKQLLIACAKAISENNMNEFGRLIEKAKAAVSISGEPIQRLGAYLVEGLIARKESSGNNIYHSLRCREPESKDLLSYMQILYEICPYLKFGYMAANGAIADACKNENRIHIIDFQIAQGTQWITLLQALAAKPGGAPHVRITGIDDPVNKHARGGNGLEVVHGRLAAISEKFNIPIEFHGVPVFAPDVTPAMLDVRPGEALAVNFPLQLHHTPDESVDVSNPRDGLLRMVKSLNPKVVTLVEQESNTNTTPFLTRFIETLDFYLAMFESIDVTLPRDRKERIGVEQHCLAKDIVNIIACEGKERVERHELFGKWKSRLTMAGFRQYPLSSYVNSVIRSLLRCYSEHYTLIEKDGAMLLGWKNRNLVSASAWH; translated from the coding sequence ATGGAATCACAGCCCATTTTTGGATACGGCAGTGTAACGGGTGCAGGACTATCTCATTCATCTCCTTCAATACCTAATAGACTTTTCGGGTCCTTGAAATTTTCTATTGGAAACTCACCTAGCTCACCGTTGTCGAATCAGTTTGATTGTGATATCCTTACTGCATTGAGTGACAGCCAGGAGCAGTATAGTTCTACTGAGAATCTTTCTGGAGCCAGCCCTTCTTGCAACTCTTTGAATAGTTATTTTAATCGCCCAAGCCCTTCATTTTTGCAAGATGTAAATTCTAACCAGAATATACAGCACGCACTTCTGCAACTAGAGACTGATTTGATGGGGCCAGACGACGATGTAGACATAAGTACGCCTGATACTACTATGGGGGAAAGTAGCAGACAGACGCCAGGGGAAAGAAGTAGGGCCTGGAGCCAGGAGCGACAGGGTTCTCGGGCAGTTCAGTCTCAGCCATCCTATGTATCTAGGCCTAGGCAATCTGGTGATGATGCTTATGGTGAAAAACATCAGAAAGAGTCCGAAGAAGCAAATTTATTGCTAAATATCCCACCGGGTAATTTGAAACAGTTGCTCATTGCATGTGCTAAAGCAATTTCTGAAAACAACATGAATGAATTTGGTAGGTTGATTGAAAAGGCTAAAGCTGCAGTGTCTATTAGTGGAGAGCCAATTCAGCGTCTTGGTGCATACTTGGTAGAAGGCTTGATAGCGAGGAAGGAATCATCGGGGAATAACATTTACCATTCGCTTAGGTGTAGAGAGCCTGAAAGCAAGGATTTGCTTTCGTACATGCAGATCCTCTACGAAATCTGTCCTTACCTCAAATTTGGGTACATGGCAGCTAATGGAGCCATAGCTGACGCTTGCAAGAATGAGAACCGCATCCATATTATCGACTTCCAAATCGCTCAGGGGACACAATGGATAACACTACTTCAAGCTCTTGCAGCGAAGCCAGGTGGAGCTCCCCATGTTCGCATTACAGGTATTGATGACCCAGTTAATAAACATGCTCGTGGTGGTAATGGGTTAGAAGTGGTTCACGGACGATTAGCTGCAATCTCTGAGAAATTTAATATCCCCATCGAGTTCCACGGGGTGCCGGTTTTTGCTCCAGATGTCACACCAGCCATGCTTGATGTGAGGCCGGGTGAAGCTTTGGCTGTAAACTTCCCGTTGCAGCTTCACCACACTCCCGATGAGAGTGTCGATGTAAGCAATCCAAGAGACGGGCTTCTGCGAATGGTGAAGTCACTTAACCCAAAGGTGGTAACTTTGGTGGAGCAAGAATCAAATACAAACACAACCCCTTTCCTAACTAGGTTTATAGAAACTCTCGACTTCTACTTGGCTATGTTCGAGTCCATAGACGTGACACTGCCACGGGACAGAAAGGAGCGGATTGGTGTGGAGCAGCACTGTTTAGCCAAAGATATCGTCAACATTATTGCTTGCGAGGGTAAAGAAAGAGTGGAGCGCCACGAGCTGTTTGGCAAGTGGAAGTCTAGGCTGACCATGGCTGGGTTCCGACAATACCCTTTAAGTTCATATGTTAACTCTGTAATAAGGAGCTTACTGAGGTGCTACTCGGAACATTACACACTCATCGAAAAGGATGGAGCTATGCTATTGGGGTGGAAGAACAGAAATTTAGTATCTGCTTCCGCATGGCATTGA